The Bombus pyrosoma isolate SC7728 linkage group LG3, ASM1482585v1, whole genome shotgun sequence genome has a segment encoding these proteins:
- the LOC122566361 gene encoding cyclin-dependent kinase 12 isoform X6, translating into MYMDVLGDMPSSRDIERAERNGRFRARRRDSTSSDINRHSFEAPDKKHRRHGKNKSSGKKKKKRSRDKSIENVPTVASSIVKPLVEYSDVSSEDLSEPEAGEIQSEDSRGNSYTDGEVPETVLQRRYYGGSPVRALGASPISLSPSPPVQHRHVNRHYSPNEQQPSAMHSGTPEYEEESRRYARRKEKKHKREKKKKRSLSPSSSTGKKKKRKSKRHSHSLSPHRIADEIIISPEHEKPIGNWSESPPLPLKDSTSPISPATPQEQRCLSDVELEITRQPRNVTPPSLPPRPTESPHTPLLPPRTTTPENSKASLSTMKHTPERQKHSPSIHTRRTSISPGPTISSSRRRPHSPSPPSRRRDHSPTRRRDFSPSPMVHRLRHSPSPSTRRREFSPSPVSHRRRDPVNSPPSSKRRRREESERRHRHHEKDRRDKRKSRSTRSPTGSRLHLPLSRSRSRSPGRWRKLQSRSRSRSRRRSRTPKKSRSPSKSHKSTRKHKSKSPRPSRIPSPSPHRSRARSPSSITARNLRVQAKISETSLFAELVKDRNMRELAYKKLQAAKEKAVTQDEVQIIEGTDEKDNSSVSSENKASTDNKDKYVNHKDQLKITNESMKPVDLVDIPVPISDDNGIAGKTPPLPITQTVNAPNVIPATNQHMFVYTSPTTTTSVCPVTVTNSPSFPAVTNLQAPPLPQSESANATGLVSMSVPIPVPVPVLPNLSVPPPPIPIPVPAPNTAMSKFNPPNNLVPLKSVDPPKPPIVAFKTKSLSRLPLPPGINQNDLESIDSPPSRSPSPPSKAQMKFPASTTKPPQKKSIKDLPMPPVVPGSEDLSGEDDPNATPPRTKVERVPPKPKLKRPKILKRRSSRNCHMPMSASSGKDWGERSVDVFEVIAQIGEGTYGQVYKAQDKRAGVLVALKKVRLENEKEGFPITAVREIKILRQLNHKNIVNLREIVTDKQDALDFRKDKGSFYLVFEYMDHDLMGLLESGMVDFNEMNNASIMKQLLDGLNYCHSKNFLHRDIKCSNILMNNKGEVKLADFGLARLYNAEDRQRPYTNKVITLWYRPPELLLGEERYGPAIDVWSCGCILGELFSKKPLFQANVEMMQLEMISRVCGTPTPAVWPSVIKLPLWHTLKPKKSHRRRLREDFSFMPAPALDLLDKMLELDPEKRITAADALKSAWLKNVQPEQMPAPQLPTWQDCHELWSKKRRRQQREQQESSAGKMPLLPLPNKGGPHKAMEDLSDVGGLIHSRSNTTMAIAQNNGI; encoded by the exons ATGTATATGGATGTAT TAGGTGACATGCCTAGCAGTCGTGATATTGAAAGAGCTGAACGTAATGGAAGATTTCGAGCACGCAGAAGAGATAGTACCAGCAGTGATATAAATCGACATAGTTTTGAAGCACCTGATAAGAAGCATAGAAGGCatgggaaaaataaaagttctgggaaaaagaaaaagaagagatcgAGAGATAAGTCCATAGAGAATGTTCCAACTGTAGCTTCTTCCATTGTTAAACCTTTGGTTGAATACTCAGATGTGAGTAGCGAAGACTTGTCTGAACCAGAAGCTGGTGAAATTCAGTCAGAAGATAGTAGAGGTAATAGCTATACAGATGGAGAAGTACCTGAAACAGTTTTACAAAGACGTTATTATGGAGGGAGTCCAGTACGTGCACTTGGAGCATCTCCTATTAGCCTTTCGCCATCTCCACCAGTTCAGCATAGACATGTTAATAGACATTATTCGCCAAATGAACAGCAACCATCTGCAATGCATAGTGGAACACCTGAATATGAAGAAGAGTCTAGACGATAtgcaagaagaaaagaaaaaaaacacaaacgagaaaagaagaagaagagaagtcTTAGTCCATCATCCAGTActgggaaaaagaaaaaacgaaagtcTAAAAGGCATTCTCATAGTCTGAGTCCACATCGCATTGCAGATGAAATTATCATAAGCCCAGAGCATGAAAAACCAATTGGAAATTGGTCAGAATCACCGCCTTTACCGTTAAAAGATAGTACTTCGCCGATATCACCTGCTACACCACAAGAACAAAGGTGTTTAAGTGATGTAGAACTTGAAATAACAAGGCAACCTCGAAATGTAACTCCTCCATCACTTCCTCCAAGACCAACAGAATCACCCCATACCCCTTTATTACCTCCAAGAACAACGACGCCAGAAAATAGCAAAGCAAGTTTATCAACAATGAAACATACTCCTGAAAGACAAAAGCATAGTCCTAGTATCCATACGCGACGTACCAGCATTAGTCCAGGGCCCACTATTAGCTCGAGTCGTAGAAGACCTCATAGTCCATCGCCACCATCAAGACGAAGGGACCATAGCCCAACGAGAAGAAGAGACTTTAGTCCAAGTCCAATGGTGCATAGACTTAGGCACAGTCCTAGTCCTTCAACAAGGCGAAGAGAATTTAGTCCAAGTCCTGTAAGTCACCGACGTAGAGATCCTGTTAATTCTCCACCTTCGAGTAAACGTAGACGGCGAGAAGAATCCGAAAGACGACATAGACATCATGAAAAAGACAGAAGAGATAAAAGGAAGTCGAGATCAACTAGAAGTCCTACTGGAAGCAG gTTACATTTACCTCTTTCTCGTTCACGATCACGAAGTCCTGGACGATGGCGGAAGTTACAATCACGATCTAGATCGCGTTCACGGAGAAGAAGTCGTACTCCAAAAAAATCTCGTTCTCCTAGCAAGTCACATAAATCAACAAGAAAACACAAATCAAAAAGTCCACGTCCTTCGAGGAtaccttctccttctcctcaTAGATCCAGAGCAAGAAGCCCCTCAAGTATCACAGCAAGAAATCTCCGAGTACAAGCAAAGATTAGCGAAACTAGTTTATTTGCTGAACTCGTGAAAGATAGAAACATGAGGGAATTAGCATACAAAAAGTTACAAGCAGCTAAGGAGAAGGCTGTTACTCAAGACGAAGTTCAAATTATAGAAGGCACtgatgaaaaagataatagtAGTGTATCTTCTGAGAACAAAGCATCCACAGACAATAAGGATAAGTACGTGAATCATAAAGACCAATTGAAGATAACAAATGAAAGTATGAAGCCTGTTGACCTTGTGGATATTCCTGTTCCAATATCGGATGACAATGGAATAGCGGGAAAGACGCCACCATTGCCAATTACACAAACTGTTAATGCACCAAATGTAATACCTGCAACTAATCAGCATATGTTTGTATATACTTCACCTACAACTACCACTAGTGTCTGTCCAGTGACTGTTACAAATAGTCCAAGTTTCCCAGCTGTTACAAATCTGCAAGCGCCACCATTGCCACAATCTGAGTCTGCAAATGCAACAGGTTTAGTGTCTATGTCAGTGCCTATTCCTGTACCAGTACCTGTTCTCCCTAATTTATCTGTTCCGCCGCCACCTATACCTATACCAGTTCCAGCACCAAATACGGCTATGTCTAAATTTAATCCTCCTAACAATCTAGTTCCTCTTAAGTCGGTAGATCCTCCTAAGCCTCCTATCGTAGCATTCAAAACTAAAAGTTTATCACGGTTACCATTACCACCTGGAATTAATCAAAATGATTTGGAGAGTATAGACTCACCACCGAGTCGATCTCCAAGTCCGCCTAGTAAGGCACAAATGAAATTCCCAGCTTCAACTACAAAACCACCGCAAAAAAAGAGTATTAAAGACTTACCTATGCCACCGG TTGTTCCTGGATCAGAAGATTTAAGTGGAGAAGATGATCCAAATGCAACGCCTCCTCGTACAAAAGTTGAACGTGTACCACCAAAACCGAAATTAAAAAGAccaaaaattttgaaacgtaGAAGTTCTAGAAATTGTCATATGCCTATGTCAGCTTCGAGTGGTAAAGATTGGGGAGAACGCTCTGTTGACGTATTTGAAGTCATAGCTCAAATAGGAGAGGGTACTTATGGACAAGTTTATAAAGCTCAAGACAAACGAGCTGGTGTGCTTGTTGCATTGAAAAAAGTTCGtctggaaaatgaaaaagaaggatTTCCCATTACAGCAgtacgagaaataaaaatcttacgACAACTCAATCACAAGAATATCGTGAATTTGAGGGAAATAGTTACGGACAAACAAGACGCGTTAGATTTTAGAAag gACAAGGGTTCATTCTATCTCGTATTTGAATACATGGATCATGACTTGATGGGTCTTTTGGAGTCTGGAATGGTCGATTTCAATGAAATGAATAATGCAAGCATCATGAAGCAGTTATTAGATGGATTAAATTACTGCCACAGTAAAAACTTTTTACATAGAGATATCAAGTGTTCTAATATACTGATGAATAACAA AGGGGAAGTTAAATTAGCTGACTTTGGACTTGCAAGACTTTATAATGCTGAAGATAGGCAGCGTCCCTATACGAACAAAGTGATAACTTTGTGGTATAGGCCACCTGAATTATTACTGGGCGAAGAACGTTATGGCCCTGCAATAGATGTATGGAGTTGTGGCTGTATTTTaggagaattattttctaagaaacCGCTATTTCAA GCAAATGTAGAAATGATGCAGTTGGAGATGATTTCCAGAGTCTGTGGTACACCGACTCCTGCCGTTTGGCCTTCTGTGATAAAACTGCCATTATGGCATACATTGAAACCAAAAAAATCACATAGAAGACGTTTACGAGAAGATTTTTCATTCATGCCAGCACCAGCACTGGATCTTTTAGATAAAATGCTGGAATTAGATCCAGAAAAACGAATAACGGCTGCTGATGCACTTAAAAGTGCATGGCTGAAAAATGTTCAACCTGAGCA GATGCCAGCACCTCAGCTTCCTACTTGGCAAGACTGTCATGAGCTCTGGAGCAAAAAACGAAGACGTCAGCAGCGTGAACAACAAGAAAGCTCTGCTGGAAAGATGCCTCTTCTCCCTCTTCCAAATAAAGGAGGTCCCCATAAGGCTATGGAAGATCTGTCTGATGTCGGGGG TTTGATTCACAGTCGTTCAAACACGACGATGGCTATAGCGCAGAACAATGGAATATAA
- the LOC122566361 gene encoding cyclin-dependent kinase 12 isoform X7 — translation MYMDVLGDMPSSRDIERAERNGRFRARRRDSTSSDINRHSFEAPDKKHRRHGKNKSSGKKKKKRSRDKSIENVPTVASSIVKPLVEYSDVSSEDLSEPEAGEIQSEDSRGNSYTDGEVPETVLQRRYYGGSPVRALGASPISLSPSPPVQHRHVNRHYSPNEQQPSAMHSGTPEYEEESRRYARRKEKKHKREKKKKRSLSPSSSTGKKKKRKSKRHSHSLSPHRIADEIIISPEHEKPIGNWSESPPLPLKDSTSPISPATPQEQRCLSDVELEITRQPRNVTPPSLPPRPTESPHTPLLPPRTTTPENSKASLSTMKHTPERQKHSPSIHTRRTSISPGPTISSSRRRPHSPSPPSRRRDHSPTRRRDFSPSPMVHRLRHSPSPSTRRREFSPSPVSHRRRDPVNSPPSSKRRRREESERRHRHHEKDRRDKRKSRSTRSPTGSRLHLPLSRSRSRSPGRWRKLQSRSRSRSRRRSRTPKKSRSPSKSHKSTRKHKSKSPRPSRIPSPSPHRSRARSPSSITARNLRVQAKISETSLFAELVKDRNMRELAYKKLQAAKEKAVTQDEVQIIEGTDEKDNSSVSSENKASTDNKDKYVNHKDQLKITNESMKPVDLVDIPVPISDDNGIAGKTPPLPITQTVNAPNVIPATNQHMFVYTSPTTTTSVCPVTVTNSPSFPAVTNLQAPPLPQSESANATGLVSMSVPIPVPVPVLPNLSVPPPPIPIPVPAPNTAMSKFNPPNNLVPLKSVDPPKPPIVAFKTKSLSRLPLPPGINQNDLESIDSPPSRSPSPPSKAQMKFPASTTKPPQKKSIKDLPMPPVVPGSEDLSGEDDPNATPPRTKVERVPPKPKLKRPKILKRRSSRNCHMPMSASSGKDWGERSVDVFEVIAQIGEGTYGQVYKAQDKRAGVLVALKKVRLENEKEGFPITAVREIKILRQLNHKNIVNLREIVTDKQDALDFRKDKGSFYLVFEYMDHDLMGLLESGMVDFNEMNNASIMKQLLDGLNYCHSKNFLHRDIKCSNILMNNKGEVKLADFGLARLYNAEDRQRPYTNKVITLWYRPPELLLGEERYGPAIDVWSCGCILGELFSKKPLFQANVEMMQLEMISRVCGTPTPAVWPSVIKLPLWHTLKPKKSHRRRLREDFSFMPAPALDLLDKMLELDPEKRITAADALKSAWLKNVQPEQMPAPQLPTWQDCHELWSKKRRRQQREQQESSAGKMPLLPLPNKGGPHKAMEDLSDVGGSNGY, via the exons ATGTATATGGATGTAT TAGGTGACATGCCTAGCAGTCGTGATATTGAAAGAGCTGAACGTAATGGAAGATTTCGAGCACGCAGAAGAGATAGTACCAGCAGTGATATAAATCGACATAGTTTTGAAGCACCTGATAAGAAGCATAGAAGGCatgggaaaaataaaagttctgggaaaaagaaaaagaagagatcgAGAGATAAGTCCATAGAGAATGTTCCAACTGTAGCTTCTTCCATTGTTAAACCTTTGGTTGAATACTCAGATGTGAGTAGCGAAGACTTGTCTGAACCAGAAGCTGGTGAAATTCAGTCAGAAGATAGTAGAGGTAATAGCTATACAGATGGAGAAGTACCTGAAACAGTTTTACAAAGACGTTATTATGGAGGGAGTCCAGTACGTGCACTTGGAGCATCTCCTATTAGCCTTTCGCCATCTCCACCAGTTCAGCATAGACATGTTAATAGACATTATTCGCCAAATGAACAGCAACCATCTGCAATGCATAGTGGAACACCTGAATATGAAGAAGAGTCTAGACGATAtgcaagaagaaaagaaaaaaaacacaaacgagaaaagaagaagaagagaagtcTTAGTCCATCATCCAGTActgggaaaaagaaaaaacgaaagtcTAAAAGGCATTCTCATAGTCTGAGTCCACATCGCATTGCAGATGAAATTATCATAAGCCCAGAGCATGAAAAACCAATTGGAAATTGGTCAGAATCACCGCCTTTACCGTTAAAAGATAGTACTTCGCCGATATCACCTGCTACACCACAAGAACAAAGGTGTTTAAGTGATGTAGAACTTGAAATAACAAGGCAACCTCGAAATGTAACTCCTCCATCACTTCCTCCAAGACCAACAGAATCACCCCATACCCCTTTATTACCTCCAAGAACAACGACGCCAGAAAATAGCAAAGCAAGTTTATCAACAATGAAACATACTCCTGAAAGACAAAAGCATAGTCCTAGTATCCATACGCGACGTACCAGCATTAGTCCAGGGCCCACTATTAGCTCGAGTCGTAGAAGACCTCATAGTCCATCGCCACCATCAAGACGAAGGGACCATAGCCCAACGAGAAGAAGAGACTTTAGTCCAAGTCCAATGGTGCATAGACTTAGGCACAGTCCTAGTCCTTCAACAAGGCGAAGAGAATTTAGTCCAAGTCCTGTAAGTCACCGACGTAGAGATCCTGTTAATTCTCCACCTTCGAGTAAACGTAGACGGCGAGAAGAATCCGAAAGACGACATAGACATCATGAAAAAGACAGAAGAGATAAAAGGAAGTCGAGATCAACTAGAAGTCCTACTGGAAGCAG gTTACATTTACCTCTTTCTCGTTCACGATCACGAAGTCCTGGACGATGGCGGAAGTTACAATCACGATCTAGATCGCGTTCACGGAGAAGAAGTCGTACTCCAAAAAAATCTCGTTCTCCTAGCAAGTCACATAAATCAACAAGAAAACACAAATCAAAAAGTCCACGTCCTTCGAGGAtaccttctccttctcctcaTAGATCCAGAGCAAGAAGCCCCTCAAGTATCACAGCAAGAAATCTCCGAGTACAAGCAAAGATTAGCGAAACTAGTTTATTTGCTGAACTCGTGAAAGATAGAAACATGAGGGAATTAGCATACAAAAAGTTACAAGCAGCTAAGGAGAAGGCTGTTACTCAAGACGAAGTTCAAATTATAGAAGGCACtgatgaaaaagataatagtAGTGTATCTTCTGAGAACAAAGCATCCACAGACAATAAGGATAAGTACGTGAATCATAAAGACCAATTGAAGATAACAAATGAAAGTATGAAGCCTGTTGACCTTGTGGATATTCCTGTTCCAATATCGGATGACAATGGAATAGCGGGAAAGACGCCACCATTGCCAATTACACAAACTGTTAATGCACCAAATGTAATACCTGCAACTAATCAGCATATGTTTGTATATACTTCACCTACAACTACCACTAGTGTCTGTCCAGTGACTGTTACAAATAGTCCAAGTTTCCCAGCTGTTACAAATCTGCAAGCGCCACCATTGCCACAATCTGAGTCTGCAAATGCAACAGGTTTAGTGTCTATGTCAGTGCCTATTCCTGTACCAGTACCTGTTCTCCCTAATTTATCTGTTCCGCCGCCACCTATACCTATACCAGTTCCAGCACCAAATACGGCTATGTCTAAATTTAATCCTCCTAACAATCTAGTTCCTCTTAAGTCGGTAGATCCTCCTAAGCCTCCTATCGTAGCATTCAAAACTAAAAGTTTATCACGGTTACCATTACCACCTGGAATTAATCAAAATGATTTGGAGAGTATAGACTCACCACCGAGTCGATCTCCAAGTCCGCCTAGTAAGGCACAAATGAAATTCCCAGCTTCAACTACAAAACCACCGCAAAAAAAGAGTATTAAAGACTTACCTATGCCACCGG TTGTTCCTGGATCAGAAGATTTAAGTGGAGAAGATGATCCAAATGCAACGCCTCCTCGTACAAAAGTTGAACGTGTACCACCAAAACCGAAATTAAAAAGAccaaaaattttgaaacgtaGAAGTTCTAGAAATTGTCATATGCCTATGTCAGCTTCGAGTGGTAAAGATTGGGGAGAACGCTCTGTTGACGTATTTGAAGTCATAGCTCAAATAGGAGAGGGTACTTATGGACAAGTTTATAAAGCTCAAGACAAACGAGCTGGTGTGCTTGTTGCATTGAAAAAAGTTCGtctggaaaatgaaaaagaaggatTTCCCATTACAGCAgtacgagaaataaaaatcttacgACAACTCAATCACAAGAATATCGTGAATTTGAGGGAAATAGTTACGGACAAACAAGACGCGTTAGATTTTAGAAag gACAAGGGTTCATTCTATCTCGTATTTGAATACATGGATCATGACTTGATGGGTCTTTTGGAGTCTGGAATGGTCGATTTCAATGAAATGAATAATGCAAGCATCATGAAGCAGTTATTAGATGGATTAAATTACTGCCACAGTAAAAACTTTTTACATAGAGATATCAAGTGTTCTAATATACTGATGAATAACAA AGGGGAAGTTAAATTAGCTGACTTTGGACTTGCAAGACTTTATAATGCTGAAGATAGGCAGCGTCCCTATACGAACAAAGTGATAACTTTGTGGTATAGGCCACCTGAATTATTACTGGGCGAAGAACGTTATGGCCCTGCAATAGATGTATGGAGTTGTGGCTGTATTTTaggagaattattttctaagaaacCGCTATTTCAA GCAAATGTAGAAATGATGCAGTTGGAGATGATTTCCAGAGTCTGTGGTACACCGACTCCTGCCGTTTGGCCTTCTGTGATAAAACTGCCATTATGGCATACATTGAAACCAAAAAAATCACATAGAAGACGTTTACGAGAAGATTTTTCATTCATGCCAGCACCAGCACTGGATCTTTTAGATAAAATGCTGGAATTAGATCCAGAAAAACGAATAACGGCTGCTGATGCACTTAAAAGTGCATGGCTGAAAAATGTTCAACCTGAGCA GATGCCAGCACCTCAGCTTCCTACTTGGCAAGACTGTCATGAGCTCTGGAGCAAAAAACGAAGACGTCAGCAGCGTGAACAACAAGAAAGCTCTGCTGGAAAGATGCCTCTTCTCCCTCTTCCAAATAAAGGAGGTCCCCATAAGGCTATGGAAGATCTGTCTGATGTCGGGGG
- the LOC122566367 gene encoding splicing factor 3B subunit 5: protein MGERYNIHSQLEHLQSKYIGTGHADTTKFEWLVNQHRDSCSSYMGHYDLLNFFAIAENEAKARVRFNLMEKMLQPCGPPPEKPED from the coding sequence atgGGAGAACGATACAACATTCATAGTCAGTTGGAGCATTTGCAATCAAAGTATATTGGCACAGGGCATGCTGACACAACCAAGTTTGAATGGCTTGTAAATCAGCATCGTGATTCTTGCAGTTCTTACATGGGACATTAtgatttgttaaatttcttcGCTATCGCGGAAAACGAAGCAAAAGCCCGTGTTCGATTCAATCTTATGGAAAAAATGCTACAGCCTTGCGGCCCGCCTCCAGAGAAACCAGAAGATTAA
- the LOC122566365 gene encoding cytoplasmic tRNA 2-thiolation protein 1 encodes MPIPCSKQCGKGAILKRPKTGHALCKECFFYAFESEIHNTITQGKLFKPGDKVAIGASGGKDSTVLAYVLKTLNDRYQYGIDLFLLSIDEGITGYRDDSLKTVQQNKDDYGLPLKILSYKDLYGWTVDEIVAEIGKKNNCTFCGVFRRQALDRGAALLEVDCIATGHNADDIAETVLMNILRGDIARLQRCTSVVTAGADCIRRCKPLKYAYEKEIVMYAYFKQLIYFSTECIYAPNAYRGHARTYLKDLEKIRPSSILDIIHSGETLQIKESIKLPEQRNCSRCGFVSSQEICKACIMLEGLNRGLPKLGIGKSTKVKRVMDSITNDKCKNNEKTKLKNLEF; translated from the exons ATGCCTATTCCATGTTCGAAGCAGTGTGGGAAAGGTGCTATTCTTAAA AGACCTAAAACTGGGCATGCATTATGTAAAGAATGTTTTTTCTATGCATTTGAAAGTGAGATTCACAATACAATTACACAAGGCAAATTATTTAAACCTGGTGATAAAGTAGCTATTGGAGCATCAGGAGGAAAAGATTCTACAGTACTTGCATATGTTTTGAAAACTTTAAATGATAGATACCAATATGGAattgatctttttcttttgtccaTTGATGAAGGAATAActg gaTATAGAGATGATAGTTTGAAAACTGTTCAACAGAATAAAGATGACTATGGACTcccattaaaaatattatcttacaAAGACTTATATGGATGGACAGTGGATGAAATTGTGGcagaa atTGGCAAAAAAAATAACTGTACATTCTGTGGTGTATTTCGAAGACAAGCATTAGATAGAGGTGCAGCTCTCTTAGAAGTAGATTGTATTGCAACAGGCCATAATGCTGATGATATTGCAGAGACAGTTTTAATGAATATCTTAAGAGGTGATATAGCAAGATTACAAAGATGCACTTCAGTTGTTACT gCAGGAGCAGATTGTATAAGACGATGCAAACCACTTAAATATGCATATGAAAAAGAGATAGTAATGTATGCATACTTTAAACAGTTGATATACTTTTCAACAGAATGTATATATGCACCAAATGCATACAGAGGACATGCAAGAACATATCTAAAGGATTTAGAGAAAATCAGACCCTCTTCTATATTGGATATCATTCATTCTG GAGAAAcattgcaaataaaagaaagtattaAACTACCAGAACAAAGAAATTGTTCTCGTTGTGGATTTGTATCTAGCCAGGAAATTTGTAAAGCTTGCATTATGTTAGAAGGTTTAAATAGAGGACTCCCTAAACTTGGCATTGGAAAATCTACAAAAGTTAAACGAGTGATGGATTCTATAACAAATGATAAATGcaaaaacaatgaaaagactaaattaaaaaatttggaattttga
- the LOC122566366 gene encoding mitochondrial E3 ubiquitin protein ligase 1, protein MDYLGEIVALGIDSIIFGVCLKQYFHCKNAITAVKGAEFHEVGQQLGELLDKSSDNKIDYIAIRGIVKPLGKPLNSINNKKLTGVVQKLKIKEHVIARTTAGFWSDQERTVHKVYNTVPFSLQHGSYSVEVLEPLSADILDLDVVSNTFEPTVPSFADHLWGFFTGVRQRGLQSTEELLREGAVMTGIGELARTKSKTLTLQPPLNGTPFYLTSMSISSLLRKLDERKRTYRLLCLMFGAIGMLIGGIVFRRYWKDRTEQRLAEDLRQSLAASRKERRQRVRDTDLREDQLCVVCRINPREIILLPCGHVCLCEDCSDDITSDCPLCRAPISQKAAAYII, encoded by the exons ATGGATTATTTAGGTGAAATAGTAGCGCTCGGAATTGATAGTATAATTTTCGGTGTTTGTTTAAAACAATACTTTCACTGCAAAAATGCAATTACAGCAGTCAAG GGTGCAGAGTTTCATGAAGTTGGGCAACAATTGGGAGAACTCCTTGATAAAAGTtctgataataaaatagattacaTAGCAATTAGGGGTATTGTAAAACCCTTAGGAAAACCATTGAATagcattaataataaaaaattaactggTGTTGTACAAAAGCTTAAAATCAAAGAACATGTTATAGCTAGAACTACTGCTGGCTTCtg GTCAGATCAGGAACGTACTGTTCATAAAGTATATAACACTGTACCATTTTCTTTGCAACATGGAAGTTACTCCGTAGAAGTATTAGAACCATTATCAGCAGATATTTTAGATCTGGATGTAGTATCTAATACCTTTGAACCAACTGTACCATCCTTTGCAGACCATTTATGGGGGTTTTTCAcag GTGTGCGCCAACGTGGTTTACAATCTACTGAAGAATTACTTCGTGAAGGAGCAGTTATGACAGGTATAGGTGAATTAGCAAGAACAAAATCCAAAACACTTACATTACAACCCCCTTTAAATGGTACaccattttatttaacaagcATGTCAATTAGTTCTTTGCTTCGGAAATTAGACGAACGTAAACGGACATATAG attattatGTTTAATGTTCGGTGCTATTGGAATGTTAATTGGTGGAATAGTTTTTCGACGTTATTGGAAGGATAGAACAGAACAAAGATTAGCAGAAGATTTAAGACAATCTTTAGCTGCTTCACGAAAAGAAAGACGACAAAGAGTAAGAGATACTGATCTTAGAGAAGATCAATTGTGCGTTGTCTGTCGCATAAATCCCCGCGAGATTATTCTTCTTCCATGTGGACATGTTTGTTTATGTGAAGACTGCTCTGATGACATTACTAGTGATTGTCCACTTTGTAGGGCACCAATTTCACAAAAAGCAGCAGCATATATTATCTAA